CCAGCGACCACGCGCCCGTGGTGGTCACGCTCGCTTGACGCCAGGCGGGACTGCGGCGTAGCATGGGCACATCATGGATCGCATGCTGAACGCCAACCTCATGGTCACCGGTTCGTGGTGGCGCTGCCTTGTTTCAGGCGGCATGCGTTCGTGATTTCGGGCCCTGATGGGCCACCCCACCGACAGCCGCCCATCCAGGCGGCTTTTTTCATGTAGGCATTCCTGAGATGGGCACACCCTCAGGAGCTTGACATGACCTCATCGACCCCTTCTCCGCACATCGCTCCCCCCCTCATTGCTCAATGCGACAGCCTTGCCGAAGTGCGGCTGCGCATCGACCAGGCGGATCGCTTGCTGGTGGCCTTGCTGGCCGAACGCGCCCACTACGTGCGCCAGGCGGCCCGGTTCAAACAAACGCCTGCGGACGTCCAGGCGCCTCAGCGGGTGCAAACCGTGATCGGCCAGGCCTTGGCGCAGGCGCGCCAGGTGGGTGCTCCACCGGCCGTGGTCGAGGCCACCTACCGCGCGATGATCACGGCGTTTGTGCAGGAAGAAGCCCGCGAGCTCGACCGGCTGGCCGACCGGACGGTCAAGGTCGATGCACAGGCAGCAGCTTCTTGAGCGGCGCGGGCAAGCCCACGCTGTGCAACTGATCCAGCGCCACCCACCGGCCGGTGCCTGCGGCATCCCCCCCCACGGCAGGCCCTGCCAGGGTGCCCATCACGGCCGGCCTGGCAGGTCGCGCCAACACCAGGCGCTGGGGGTGCAAACGCCAGTCCAGGTGCGTCAGCACGTGGTCGATGGGCGGTTGAGGTTCAGGATCGCCCTCGCCCAAGGCCTGGGTCAAGGCCAGCGCCGCCAACTCGGTGTCCAGCAAGGGCAAGGTCCACAACCCGGCCCACACGCCAGTGTCCGGGCGCTGAATCAGCCACACGTGCTCGTCATGCTCCAGCCACAACCACCAGCTTTCGCGCTTCGAGCGCTTGAGCTTGCGGGTCTTGACCGGAAACGCCTCGGGGCGGCCTTGCTGGCGGGCTTCACACAGGTCGCTCCATGGGCACACCAGGCAACTGGGCTTGCGCTGGCTGCACACGGTGGCCCCCAAATCCATCACGCCCTGGGTGTAGGCCGGCATGTCCGCAGCCCGCTGGGGCAGCACCAACTCGGCGGCCTCCCACAAGGCGCGCTCATGGGCAGCCACCGACAGGTTGCCGCCCCAGGCCAATGCACGGGTCAACACCCGCTTCACATTGCCGTCCAGGATGGCCGTGCGTTCATCAAAGCAAAAGCCTGCGATGGCCGCGGCCGTGGATCGGCCGATGCCCGGCAGTTGCGCCAAAGCTTGGGCATTTCCAGGAAAGAGGCCACCGTGGTCGCTGACCACCACCTGCGCACAACGGTGCAGGTTGCGCGCCCGGCTGTAGTAACCCAGGCCCGCCCACAAAGCCAACACCTCGTCCAACGAGGCGGTGGCCAGGGCCTGCACGTCCGGAAACGCCCTCAAAAAACGATCGTAGTAGCCCAGCACCGTGCTGACCTGGGTCTGCTGCAGCATGATCTCTGACAGCCACACCCGGTAGGGGTCGCGTGTTTGCTGCCATGGCAGGTGGTGCCGACCTTCCTGACGCTGCCAAGCCACCAGCCGATCAGCCAGCGCGGGGCTCAGGGCCTGGGCTCGCGCCAGCAGGCCCTGCACATCATCGGCACTCATGAGCTGGCCATCGACCCCACGGATTCGGTGTGTGCATCAGGCATGCCGGACTCATCCGGCGCCGCTGCGGCCTCGGCGGTCGTGGGCTGCGCCTGCACGATCACCTCACCCACCAGGGTTTGCAAACGGGTCTGCAACTGCAAGACGCGCTCGTCCATGGCCTGCACTTCCTGCAAACGGGCATCGAGCTCGGTGGACGCCGTCTGGATGCGGTCCAGCGACTCGTAACGTCGCTTGAAATTGCGGCGTCGCTCGCGCAACTGGCTGTCCACCTGCGACGACGCGGTCTTGTTCCACAACTCGATGTCGTTGCTCACGGTTTCAAACACCACGCGCAAACGGGACACCAGCATGCGACGGAACTGCTCCTGAAAACCGGGCTGCGCCAGACGAAACGCCTGGCTGAGGCCCAAGTACTGCACATAGTTGCGCTCGATCAGTTGCAGATCCTCGGTGTACTTGCGCACCTCCAGCGGCGCCTCAACCGCCAGGCTGAAGCCGAACTCGGCATTGAGCTTGGCATACGACGCCGACAGCATGGCGTGAATCTCGTCGCTGCGCTGCTGGGCTTCTTCGATCAGGGCGCCAAGCCGCTGACACAGCTCCAGGAACGCCTTTTTGGCCCCCAACGGCAGCCACGAGCCGCCCAGCACCTGCTGCAACTGGTCCACCTCCAGACGCAGGCGGTCGGCCGACAGGTCCTGCAAGGCATGCCGCAACATGCGCGCATGAACTGACCGCATCGCTTGCAAACGCGCGGTGCACTGCTCGAACTCGCTGGCCTCGGCCTGCACGCGCTGCAGCATCAACTGAACCTTGCCCGCGCTTTTGCCCTTGAGTCCACGCAGCTCCAGCAACTGATCAGCGTACTGCCGCCGCATCTCACCGAAGCGACGTTGCAGTTGCTGCTGCAAGCGCTGCGCACCGTCGCAGGCCGACTGCGCCAGATGCTCGCGCCGCTTGGGCAGCAGGCGCTCCGACAGGGCCTGCTCAAAGTCTTCAAGCCGACTGCCGTTCAAGGCATCGGCGTCGCCCTGCAGGCGCGCGGCCAAGGCCTGGCGCGCCGATATCGGAAACACATGCGAGGCGGGGATCTCCAGGGTGTGGGCCACGCTCTCGCACTGCCGCTGAATGACCGCCTGCACCTGCTCGGGCGTGCTCAAGGGGTCGGCCAGGGAGTCGATCTTGTTGAGTGCCACAAACCGGGCCAGCGCCGGTCCACACAGGTGGTCTCGCCAGATGGCCAGGTCGGATTTGGTGACGCCGGTGTCTGCGCCCAGGATGAACACCGTGGCGTGTGCCTGTGGCAGCAAGCCCAGGGTCAGTTCGGGCTCGGTGCCAATCGCGTTGAGGCCGGGCGTGTCCAGCACCACCAGGCCGCGCTTGAGCAAGGGGTGGGGCAGGTTGATGCGGGCATGTCGCCACGCCGGCACCTCCACCAAGCCCTCGGCATCCTGAGGCGGGTTGTCTTCGGGCGTTTCAGCATGCCAAAAGCCCAGCTTCATGGCCTGATCGGTGTCCACGCGACGGGTGCGCATGACCTCGCCCAGCACCTCGGCCATCTGATCCGGGTTGGACAGGTCCAGATCGAAGCGCTGCCATGCCCCCGGCACCCGGCGATACTCGCTCAGCGATGGCGCTTCAAGCCGGGTCTCGATGGGCAGCAGACTCAGGCCCACAGGCTCATCGGCGTCGTAGCCCAACTCCACCGGGCACATGGTGGTGCGGCCCGCCGAGGCCGGCATGATCCGCCGCCCCTTGTCCGAGAAAAAGATGGCGTTGATCAGCTCGGACTTGCCCCGAGAGAACTCGGCCACGAACGCCACCATGAGCTTTTCGCCCGACAGCCGGTGGCGCATGGCCTCGAACCATTCGGACGAGGCGTCGTCCAGCAGATCGTGCTCGCGGGCAAAACGCGCCAGCGCCGCCAGGCGTGCATCGGTGTCGCTGCGCCACTGCCCAAGGGCATCCAGTTGGCTGACAAAGGAGGGCATCATGGGCGCATGCTATCGCATCGTGATGGATCCCGATAGACGGAACTGCGTCAGGAATCCCGACGATGCAACTCTCACCGTTTCTGACACCTCGGGCAAAAGTACGTGGCGCGCTGCGCCTGCACCACCCGCCTGACTGGCGTGGCACAGATCCGACACGGCTGCCCTTCCCGGCCATAGACGGCCGTCAGGTTCTGAAAATTGCCCAGATGGCCATCGGCGCTGAAATCCTTGAGGCTGGAGCCACCCGCGGCAATCGCCTGCATGAGCACGTCCTGAACAGCCTGCAACAGACGCTGGCAGCGTGGGCCGCTGAGCCGCCCGGCGGCCAGTCGGGGGTCGATGCCGGCCCGAAACAGGGCCTCGCATGCGTAAATATTGCCCGCCCCCACCACCACATCGCCCGCCATCAACACCGGCTTGATCGCAGCCCGACGCCCGCGCCACGCCTGCCGCAGCACCGGCCCGGACAGCGCCGGGTCAAAAGGCTCGCGGCCCAGCCGGGACAAGAGCTTGCCCGGCAGCCCCTCGTGTCGCGAAGCGCCCCACACGACGGCCCCGAAACGGCGGGGGTCCGTCAAACGCAAGACACCGGCCGAGGTGAGCAGATCGACATGGTCATGCGCCCCGGGGGGCGTGCCGTTCGCCACCAGGCGCAAGGAACCCGACATGCCCAGGTGCCACAACAGACCACCGGCCGGCGCGGCCTCGCCAGACAGCGGCAGCCAAAGGTACTTGCCCATGCGCTCCACGGCGTCGACGCGCGCACCCAACACCTGCTCGGCCGAGCATCCCAGCGGCCACCGCAGCGCTTTCCCCAGGCGCAAACCCTCAACCCGGGCCCCGGTCAAACGATCAGACAGGGACAAACGGGTGACTTCAACTTCTGGCAATTCCGGCATGAACCGATTATCGAACGCTGGATCCATAGAATGTCTGCAGAACTTCGGAGACCTCATGCGTCGTTTGTCTTTGCCCCCCGCCCTGCATCGCCCCATGGTCATGGGCCTGTCGGGGCTTTGCGCAAGCCTGGTGATGGCGGCCTTGTCCAGCACGGCGGTGGCGCGACCTCCGGCACCAGCGGTGGAGCCTGTCCCCGCCACGCCATCGGCCAACACCATCGAGCTGCCAGGCGATGCCAAACCAGGGGTGCGCAATTCCGAGATGGACGCACAACTCTTCTACCAGTCGCTGGTGGCAGAGATGCAGGTGCGCCAGGGCCAACCGGGGGTGGGCTACCAGATTTACCTGGAGACCGCTCGCCGACGGGGTGACGATCAGCTGTTTCGCAGGGCGGTGGACATCGCACTGCAAGCCCGCGCGGGCGAGCAGGCCCTGAGCGCCGCACAGGCCTGGCGCGACGCCAACCCCCGCTCGCTGGAGGCCGCTCAGTTCGTGTCCCAGTTGCTGCTGGTGTTCAACCGGGTGGATCAACTGGCGCCGCCCCTGTCTGACCTGATCACGCTCACGCCTGCCGACCAGCAGGCCCAGGTGCTGGGCTCGCTGCCACGCAGCTTGCAGCGCATCAAAGACCGACAGGCCGCGGCCACGCTCATCGATCAGGTTACTGCGCCGTGGCGCGAAGGTGACAAGGAGAAGGTCGAGGCCTGGGTGGCCAGTGGCGAAGGATGGGCACAGGCACGCCAGCCCGACAAGGCGCTTGCGGCGTTGAAACGCGCGCTGACACTGGACCCCGTCAACATCATGGCCGGCCTCCAGGCCGTCGAGCTCACCGATCAGAACCCGGATGCCCAGGCACTGGTGGATGCGCAGCTGCTGCGCAGTGACGCCCCTCCCCTGGTGAGGCTGGCGTACGCCCGCAAGCTGGCGGCACGTGGTCAATTCGAAACCGCCGAGGGCGAACTCAAGCAATTGATTCAGTTGCAGCCTCAAGCACAAGGCACACGCATCCTGCTGGCGGCCGTCCAGCTTGAACGCAAAAAACTGGACGAGGCCGAAGCCACCCTCCGCCCGCTGGCACAACTGATCCCCAAGGCGCGCCAGGAGGCCTCCGAGGCGCTCAGCCCCGAGCTGGAGCAAGCCGCCCTGATGCAGGCCCAGATTGCCGAGCAGCGCAAGCAGTTCGGGCAGGCCCTGAACTGGCTGCAACGCGCCGACCCCACAGGCAAGAAGATGAGCGTGCAGGCACAGCGGGCGCGCCTCATGGCCAGTCAGGGCCAACTGGCCAGCGCAAGGGCACTGATCCGCGCACTGCCAGAAGACGAGCCCCGCGACGGTGTGGCCAAGGTTCAGGCCGAAGCCGGCCTGCTGCGCGACGCACGGCAATGGCGCGAGGCCCATCGGGTGCTGGGCGAAGGCGTCGAGCGCTTCCCCGAGGTGAGCGAGCTGCTCTATGACCAGGCCATGATGGCCGACAAGCTTGGCGATCACGACGACATGGAACGCTTGCTCAAGCGGCTGATCGAGATCGACCCCGACAACGCCAATGCGCTCAATGCCCTGGGCTACAGCCTGGCTGATCGCGGCGTGCGGCTGGATGAAGCCCGACAGTTGCTGGACAAGGCCATCAGCCTCAAGCCCGGTGACCCCTTCATCACGGACAGCCTGGGCTGGCTGGCGTTCCGCGAAGGCAACGTGCCCGAAGCCCGGAAACTGCTGCAGCAGGCCTGGGACAGCCGTCAGGACGCCGAAATTGGCGCGCACCTGGGTGAGGTGCTCTGGCAGTTGAACGAGCAAACCCGCGCACGCCAGATCTGGCGAGACGCCTGGCAGCGCGACAGCGACAACACCGTGCTGCAAGACACGCTCAAACGTTTCGGCGTGAGCTTCTGACATGGCAGCCCACTGTCGATCGGCGCGCGCGCGCTGGGCCGCGCACAGCCTCGTCACCATCAGCAGCGCGGCCCTTTTCAGCGCCTGTCAGCACGTCCCTCCAGCGCCGCCAGCCACTGTGGCCGAGCCAGCGCCTGCGGCCTCACCCGTGGCAGTGCCCTTGCGTGAGTGGGAGGGGCGCATGAGCATCAAGCTCGATGCCCATGAAGGGCGTGAGCCTGAAGGGCTCAGCCTGGCCTTTCACCTTCAGTTGCAAGGCGAAGCCGGTCAACTGTCGCTCATGACCCCGCTGGGCACCCAGATGGCCGAGATTCGCTGGGATGCCCAACAAGCCGTGCTGCGCGACAGCGAAGGCGAGCAGCAATACCCCAGCCTGGAAGAACTCAGTGCGGCCTTGCTGGGCGAAGTGCTTCCGCTGGCCGTGCTGCCGTACTGGCTGGACGGCCAGGCCGACCCGGCCACCCCCTCGACCCCCAGCCCCCAGGCCGAAGGCTTCGAACAGCTGGGCTGGCACATCGATCTCAGTGGCCAGGCACGAGACCTGATCGTGGCGCGCCGCCCTGCCAGCGTCGAGCAGCGAGGCATCACCCTGCGGGCGCGCCTGCTGCACTGAGCCCCCTGCAGTTTGACTGTCACCCACCATGCCTGCACTGCTGGACCTGCCCGCCCCCGCCAAGATCAACCTCTTCCTGCACGTGGTGGGACGGCGGGCCGATGGCTACCACCTGCTGGAGTCGGTCTTTGCCCTGACCGACTGGCACGACACACTGCACATCGAAACCCGCAGCGACGGTCAGATTCAACGGCATGACCTGCGGTCGACGTCGTTGACTGCCCCCGCGCCCCAGCTACCGCCCGACGATCTGTGCGTTCGGGCGGCACGCCTGCTTCAGCAAGAAGCCGGAACATCGCTGGGATGCGACATCCACCTGGACAAATCTTTGCCCTCTGGCGCAGGACTGGGTGGAGGCAGTTCGGACGCTGCCACCGTGCTCATGGCACTCAATCACCTCTGGCAACTGCACTGGCCCACCACCCGCCTGGCCGGCCTGGGCTTGAGGCTGGGGGCCGACGTGCCGTTTTTCATCCATGGCCAGACCGCCTGGGTGTCGGGTATTGGCGACATCATCAGCCCGCTCCCGGCTCACCCGGCCCTGGCGCAGGTGTATTCAAGCGCTGTGGCCATCCTCAAGCCGCCCGTGAGCGTGCCCACCCCCGCCATTTTTGGCTCACCGCACCTGAAACGCGACACGCCTCATGCTATAGTCGCGGACTTTCTTGCAGCGCCTCAGAGCTTTGGGCGCAACGATCTGCAAGGGGCCGCCGAAGCCTACGTGCCTGGCGAACACCCTGAGCAGGCGGGGCAATTAACCGAAGCTCTCGCGATCTTGCACAACCGCTACGGCAACAGCCGGATGACAGGTTCAGGCAGCGCGGTGTTTGCGTGGGTAGCCCCACCAAATCTCGTCACGCCATCCAGTCCCGTCGGCTCAGTGACCCTGGATGGTTTGCCTGGATCGCAGTGGCTGGGTCGAGTGTGTCGCACGCTGGATCGGCATCCACTTCATGCGCGACTGTCGGGCTGAAACAGCCTGATCAGACGCCCTGATGGTTCCGAGCAACAGCTTGCAAAAGCATCAAAAACCCGGCTATAATGTGAGGCTCTGATCAAGAGTGCAGCTACTAGGTTGCAGTCGGCAATTTGCAGACTGTGTCCTGTGTAGGGGAGTCGCCAAGTTGGTTAAGGCATCGGATTTTGATTCCGACATGCGAGGGTTCGAGTCCTTCCTCCCCTGCCAAAGTTTTTGCAGAAGTCTTCATCGCCTGTTTCAGGCGCACCTGCCCGCCACCTTCCTCGAAGGCTGATTCAAACCAACCGACGGTTGGCGTCTACCGCGGGCGAGGTGAAGGGCAGACGTCATTGTTCAACGTCCAGCAGCCCGCCCATGCTCTCCGACACCGTACTGTTCACTGGCAACGCCAATCCGGCCCTTGCCCAGGAAATTGCTTCCATCCTTGGACTTGGTCTGGGCCAGGCGGCCGTGGGTCGCTTCTCCGATGGTGAAACCACGGTAGAGATCCAGCAGAACGTGCGTGGGCGCGAGGTGTTCGTGGTGCAGTCCACCTGCGCCCCCACGAACGACAACCTGATGGAATTGCTGATCATGGTCGACGCCCTCAAGCGCGCGTCGGCACAACGCATCACGGCCGTCATTCCCTACTTCGGCTACGCCCGCCAAGACCGCCGCCCGCGCTCCACGCGGGTGCCGATTTCGGCCCGCGTCGTGGCCAACATGCTCGAAGCCGTGGGGGTCAACCGCGTGCTGACAATGGACCTGCACGCCGACCAGATCCAGGGCTTTTTTGACATCCCGGTCGACAACATCTATGCGTCGCCCGTGCTGCTGTCCGACCTGCAAGCCAAGAATTACGAAGACCTGGTGGTGGTTTCGCCCGACGTGGGCGGTGTGGTGCGCGCACGCGCCCTGGCCAAGCAACTGGGCTGCGATCTGGCCATCATCGACAAGCGTCGCCCCAAGGCCAACGTGTCTGAAGTGATGCACGTGATTGGCGAGATCGAAAACCGCAACTGCGTGATCATGGACGACATGATCGACACCGCCGGCACCCTGGTGAAGGCCGCCGAAGTGCTCAAAGAGCGTGGTGCCAAGAGCGTGTACGCCTACTGCACACACGCTGTCTTCTCTGGCCCGGCCATCGAGCGCATCAAGGCCTCGCACCTGGACGAAGTCGTGATCACCAACACCATCCCGCTGAACGAGTCGGCCAAGGGCACGCCCAAGATCCGCCAGCTCAGCACCGCCTTCCTGTTTGCCGAGACCATCCGCCGCATCACCGATGGCGAATCGGTCACGTCCCTGTTTGCCGAGCAGAACAACAACTTCTGATCGGTTTCCCGGGCTGCGCTGACCACAGCGCGGCCTTTTTCTCAGCGCCTGGTCGCGGGCGCTTCACATCAACTTGGAGTCATCCATGAAATTCACCGCATTCGAGCGTTCACTGCAGGGGACCGGAGCGAGCCGCCGCCTGCGTGGCGCTGGCAAGACCCCCGGCATCGTCTACGGCGCCGGCAAGGCCCCCCAGAACATCGAGCTGGACCACAACGCCCTCTACCACGCCATGCGCAAAGAGTCTTTCCATTCGTCCATCCTGGACATGGAAATCAACGGCCAGGTCGAGAAGGTTCTGCTGCGCGACTTCCAGAAGCACCCCTTCAAGCCCCTGGTGCTGCACGTGGACTTCCAGCGCATCGACGCCACCACCCGCATCCGCAAGAAGGTGCCCCTGCACTTCGTCAACGAGGCTGAATCGCAAGCCGTCAAGATCGACAAGTGCATCATCAACCACGTGGTGACCGAGCTGGAAATCGAGTGCCTGGCCGAGCAGCTGCCCGAGTTCCTGACCGTGGACCTGTCGACCGCCGTCAAGGGTCAGACCATCCACGTGGAAGACCTCAAGCTGGACAAGCACATCAAGGTGTTGACCCACGGTCGCAAGAACCCCACCATCGCCACGGTGGTCGAGCCGGTCGAGGAAGTCATTGTGGCGGCCACCACCACGGCCGAACCCGCCAAGGGCAAGAAGGGCAAGAAGTAATCTTCAGCCCCTGCGTTCAGGCCTGTGCAGACAGGCCTGCGTCAAGCCCCGCTTTGGCGGGGCTTTTGTTTTGGGCGCTTGTCGTGTGCAATCGTCCCTGCTTCACTGTCATCCATCATGATTCGCCTGTTCGTTGGTCTGGGCAACCCAGGCCCCCAGTACGAAGACACCCGCCATAACGCCGGCTTCTGGTACATCGATGCCCTGGCCCGTCAGCTTGGCGTCAGCCTGCAGCCCGACCGCAACTATCACGGTCTGGTGGCGCGCGCGAACACGCCCGAAGGTCCGGTGTGGCTGCTGCAGCCGCAGACGTTCATGAACCTCTCGGGCAAGTCGGTGGCGGCCCTGGCCCGTTTTTTCAAGGTGGCGCCTGCCGAAGTGCTGGTGGCCCATGACGAGCTCGATCTGCTGCCTGGGCAAGTCAAACTCAAACAGGGTGGTGGCCATGCCGGACACAACGGGCTGCGTGACATCCATGCGCAACTGGGTGATCCGGGCTACTGGCGTCTGCGCCTGGGCATCGGGCACCCAGGCATCAAGTCGGAGGTGGCGGCCTATGTGTTGCGCAAGCCTCCAGCGGCCGAACGCGAAGCCATCGAGAAATGCATCCAGCAGTCGCTGGACGCCACCGCCTGTTTTCTGTCGGGCGACCTGCCGGGCGCCATCCACAAGGTGCATGCCCAGCCCCAGCGCCCCAAACCCCCACGTCCCACCCCAAGTTGAGAGGCCACGCCTGCCATGCCCTGCTGCAACGCACTGACCAAGATGATGCCCATGCTGCTGGCAGGTTTGATCATCAACACACCAGCCTGGGCGGTCTATCGTTGCGCAGCACTGCCAGGACAGGCGCCCACCTACAGCCAATGGCCTTGTGAGGCCCGGGGCCAACCCATCAAGGTGGACGACCCGCGCTCGCCCCAACAGGCCGCGCAGGCCCGGCGCGACCACGCACAGGCCCAAAAGGTGGCCAAACAGTTTGACCGCCGCATGCGCCAGGAGGCGCGCGCGCGACGCAAGGAGCACCCGACCGCCATCGACGGGCCCGTGCGGCAGGTGTCTGTGGGACAGCCCGAGGCCCGCGACAAGCCACCCCGCCGACGCAAACACCTGACCAAGGACACCGATCAGGCGGAGCGCACCTTCAGGGCCGTGCAGCCCAAAAACACCGCACGCGTCACGCCTTGAGCCGGCCTGCGCGCCACGCCAGGCTCACCGTCTTCCTTGCAGGCGTCGGTACTTCTGCAGCAACTGCTCAGGGGTCTCGACGCGATCCGGGTTCACCGGTATGCACTCCACCGGGCACACCTGCACACACTGCGGCTCATCGAAATGGCCCACGCACTCGGTGCACTTGTCGGGGTCGATGATGTAGTGCTCGTCGCCCATCGAGATGGCCTGGTTGGGGCACTCGGGCTCACACACATCACAGTTGATGCATTCGGCCGTGATCTTCAGTGCCATGGTGGACACTCCTGGGGTCAGTTGACGCGTCGAGCGACGCGCGCGCTCAAACGGTCAAGCACGCTGGGCGCCACGAACTTGGACACATCACCGCCCAGCATGGCAATTTCGCGCACAAAGGTGCCAGAGACAAACTGATACTGGTCCGACGGCGTCAGGAACACGGTTTCGACGTCCGGCATGAGCTGGCGGTTCATGCCCGCCATCTGAAACTCGTACTCGAAGTCACTGACCGCCCTCAGTCCGCGCACCACCACCTTGCCACCGTGGGCCACCACGAAGTCGCGCAGCAAACCCGAAAACGCGATCACCTCGACATTCGGGTAGTCACGGGCCAGTTCGCGGGCCATGTCGAGCCGCTCTTCCAGCGAAAACATCGTCTTCTTGTGGTGCCCTGCCGCCACCGCCAGGATCAGCCGATCCCAGAGCTGGCTGGCACGGCGCATCAAGTCGGCATGACCCAAGGTCATGGGGTCAAACGTACCGGGATACACCGCAGTGAGGGAAGGCGAATCGGACATGAAGTCTCCAGAATTCTTCGAAGAAATGAGGCACCTGCCAGGCGCCTGCTCAGCAGTGTAGCGACCACGGCTCAGGCCGGGGTGCCCGAATCTGTGGCGTCCTTGCGCTGAAAAAGGTGAAAAGCCACCTGCCCTGCCTGACCCTGGCGACGCAGGGTCAAGGGCTCGGGGGCCTGCATGGGCGTGGGCGACTCCAGGTAGATCCACCCCCCCGGGGGCACACAGTCGATGGCCAAGGCCAGTGCGCGATCGAACCACTGCTGCGCGAAAGGCGGATCCAGGCAGACCAGGTCAAAGGCTGCGCGGGCCCCGGCCTGGGCCATCCAGGTCAGCGCGTCGGTCTGATGCACCGCCACCTGCGGGGCCTTGAGCCGCTGCACCACGTCGCGCAAGGCCTTGGCCAGCACGGGGTGCTGCTCCAGCAGCACCACCGACCCTGCGCCGCGAGACGCGGCCTCCAGGCCCAGGGCGCCGCTGCCGGCAAAGGCATCCAGCACCCGCCAGCCGGACAGGTCTTGCCCCAGCCAGTTGAACAGTGTTTCGCGTACGCGGCCTGAGGTGGGCCGCAATCCATCGATCAAGGGCACGTTCAATGGCGTGCGTTTCCACTGCCCGCCCATGATGCGGACTTGCTGTGGTGCGGAAGACGGTGGGGTGCGGCGACTCATGTGAAGCTGCGATTGTAAAAAGCCGCGCGCCTACAATCTCGACATCATGTTCAGTTTCATCAAGAAAAAGCTGGGCTGGGGTGCCTCCGAGGACGCCAGCCCCCCGGAGACACCAGCGGCCAAGGCGGTGCCAGAGGCGCCCCAAGCGCCACAAATGCCCGAAGCGCCCAAGGTGATGGCACCCGCCGCCATGCCACCGGCCGCGGCACAGCCTTTGGCAAGCTCGCCCCCCCAGGCAACGGCCCCGATCGAACGTCGCTCGTGGCTGGACAAGCTGCGTCAGGGCCTGCGCAAGACCGGCAGCAGCATCGCACAGGTGTTCACGGGCACGCAGATCGACGACGCCCTTTACGAAGAGCTGGAGGCCGCCTTGCTGATGGCCGACGCTGGCGTGGCCGCCACAGAACACCTGCTGAAGGACCTGAAACGCCGCGTGAAAGAGACCAAGGCCACGGCCCCCGAACAGGTCAAAGCGCTGCTGATCGAGGCCATCACAGACCTGCTTGAGCCCCTGGAAAAGCCGCTGTCGGTGGGTGAACACACGCCCACCGTGATGATGGTGGCCGGTGTCAATGGCGCGGGCAAGACCACGACCATTGGCAAGCTGACCCGTCATCTGGCCGATGCACGGCAAAAAGTGCTGCTGGCCGCCGCCGACACCTTTCGTGCGGCCGCCAGAGAGCAATTGTCGGTCTGGGCCAACCGCAACGAGGTGGAAATCGTCAGTCAGGAGGGC
This genomic window from Aquabacterium sp. A3 contains:
- a CDS encoding ribose-phosphate pyrophosphokinase; the encoded protein is MLSDTVLFTGNANPALAQEIASILGLGLGQAAVGRFSDGETTVEIQQNVRGREVFVVQSTCAPTNDNLMELLIMVDALKRASAQRITAVIPYFGYARQDRRPRSTRVPISARVVANMLEAVGVNRVLTMDLHADQIQGFFDIPVDNIYASPVLLSDLQAKNYEDLVVVSPDVGGVVRARALAKQLGCDLAIIDKRRPKANVSEVMHVIGEIENRNCVIMDDMIDTAGTLVKAAEVLKERGAKSVYAYCTHAVFSGPAIERIKASHLDEVVITNTIPLNESAKGTPKIRQLSTAFLFAETIRRITDGESVTSLFAEQNNNF
- the coaD gene encoding pantetheine-phosphate adenylyltransferase → MSDSPSLTAVYPGTFDPMTLGHADLMRRASQLWDRLILAVAAGHHKKTMFSLEERLDMARELARDYPNVEVIAFSGLLRDFVVAHGGKVVVRGLRAVSDFEYEFQMAGMNRQLMPDVETVFLTPSDQYQFVSGTFVREIAMLGGDVSKFVAPSVLDRLSARVARRVN
- the ftsY gene encoding signal recognition particle-docking protein FtsY gives rise to the protein MFSFIKKKLGWGASEDASPPETPAAKAVPEAPQAPQMPEAPKVMAPAAMPPAAAQPLASSPPQATAPIERRSWLDKLRQGLRKTGSSIAQVFTGTQIDDALYEELEAALLMADAGVAATEHLLKDLKRRVKETKATAPEQVKALLIEAITDLLEPLEKPLSVGEHTPTVMMVAGVNGAGKTTTIGKLTRHLADARQKVLLAAADTFRAAAREQLSVWANRNEVEIVSQEGGDPAAVTFDAVQAGLARHCDVVIADTAGRLATQLHLMDELRKIKRVIGKAMEGAPHEVLLVVDGNTGQNALSQVKAFDEALGLTGLIVTKLDGTAKGGVLAAIALWSQTRQAPVPVYFIGVGEKLEDLQTFSAREFAQALLA
- the ispE gene encoding 4-(cytidine 5'-diphospho)-2-C-methyl-D-erythritol kinase; the encoded protein is MPALLDLPAPAKINLFLHVVGRRADGYHLLESVFALTDWHDTLHIETRSDGQIQRHDLRSTSLTAPAPQLPPDDLCVRAARLLQQEAGTSLGCDIHLDKSLPSGAGLGGGSSDAATVLMALNHLWQLHWPTTRLAGLGLRLGADVPFFIHGQTAWVSGIGDIISPLPAHPALAQVYSSAVAILKPPVSVPTPAIFGSPHLKRDTPHAIVADFLAAPQSFGRNDLQGAAEAYVPGEHPEQAGQLTEALAILHNRYGNSRMTGSGSAVFAWVAPPNLVTPSSPVGSVTLDGLPGSQWLGRVCRTLDRHPLHARLSG
- a CDS encoding YfhL family 4Fe-4S dicluster ferredoxin; its protein translation is MALKITAECINCDVCEPECPNQAISMGDEHYIIDPDKCTECVGHFDEPQCVQVCPVECIPVNPDRVETPEQLLQKYRRLQGRR
- the rsmD gene encoding 16S rRNA (guanine(966)-N(2))-methyltransferase RsmD yields the protein MSRRTPPSSAPQQVRIMGGQWKRTPLNVPLIDGLRPTSGRVRETLFNWLGQDLSGWRVLDAFAGSGALGLEAASRGAGSVVLLEQHPVLAKALRDVVQRLKAPQVAVHQTDALTWMAQAGARAAFDLVCLDPPFAQQWFDRALALAIDCVPPGGWIYLESPTPMQAPEPLTLRRQGQAGQVAFHLFQRKDATDSGTPA
- the pth gene encoding aminoacyl-tRNA hydrolase — its product is MIRLFVGLGNPGPQYEDTRHNAGFWYIDALARQLGVSLQPDRNYHGLVARANTPEGPVWLLQPQTFMNLSGKSVAALARFFKVAPAEVLVAHDELDLLPGQVKLKQGGGHAGHNGLRDIHAQLGDPGYWRLRLGIGHPGIKSEVAAYVLRKPPAAEREAIEKCIQQSLDATACFLSGDLPGAIHKVHAQPQRPKPPRPTPS
- a CDS encoding 50S ribosomal protein L25/general stress protein Ctc; this translates as MKFTAFERSLQGTGASRRLRGAGKTPGIVYGAGKAPQNIELDHNALYHAMRKESFHSSILDMEINGQVEKVLLRDFQKHPFKPLVLHVDFQRIDATTRIRKKVPLHFVNEAESQAVKIDKCIINHVVTELEIECLAEQLPEFLTVDLSTAVKGQTIHVEDLKLDKHIKVLTHGRKNPTIATVVEPVEEVIVAATTTAEPAKGKKGKK